The following proteins are co-located in the Eleginops maclovinus isolate JMC-PN-2008 ecotype Puerto Natales chromosome 1, JC_Emac_rtc_rv5, whole genome shotgun sequence genome:
- the plod1a gene encoding procollagen-lysine,2-oxoglutarate 5-dioxygenase 1 isoform X2, translated as MRLPRVLLFLGVSVCTLFTLTPCEEQRVPEENLLIVTVATQDTDGFKRFLVSAKHFNYTVKVLGRGEKWRAGDYMSATGGGQKVRLLKKALQDMKNEDTVILFTDSYDVVFSSGPKELLKKFQQAKHKVVFSSESLIWPDRHLENKYPHVPEGNRFLGSGGFIGYLPNIREMVADWTGQDSDSDQLFFTNIYIDPVKRKSINITVDSKCRMFQNLHGALDEVVLKFEDERVRARNVLYDTLPVVIHGNGPTKLQINYLGNYIPNIWTFETGCTACHEGLLPLEVLQESEYPLVLIGIFIQKPTPFVTVFFERLLKLQYPKNRLKLFIHNQEAHHERQVSLFLKDHGSLYQDVRVVGPEEKMETDASRNLAFDVCRKDEDCDYFFSVDIEVVLKNENTLKVLIEQNLPFVAPMITRAGRLWSNFWGALSAEGYYARSEDYVDIVQGRRVGVWNVPYVSNVYLVKAGVLRSELTEYDLFNSDILDPDMAFCHNIRNKGVFMHVTNMHTFGRIVSTETYQTSHLHNDLWQIFENPVDWQERYIHQNYTYIMRDKLIETPCPDVYWFPIFSDVACDHIVEEMEHFGKWSGGDNTDKRIQGGYENVPTIDIHMNQINFEKEWHKFLLEYIAPITEKMYPGYYTKCATPLNFVVRYKPDEQPKLEPHHDASTFTINIALNSKDVDYQGGGCRFLRYDCSIQAPRKGWTLMHPGRLTHYHEGLPTTGGVRYIAVSFVDP; from the exons ATGAGACTTCCGCGCGTGCTTTTGTTTTTAGGTGTTTCTGTCTGCACTCTTTTCACTCTGACTCCCTGTGAGGAGCAGCGAGTCCCCGAAG AGAACCTCCTAATTGTGACAGTTGCAACCCAAGACACTGATGGCTTCAAGCGTTTCTTGGTGTCGGCTAAACATTTTAACTACACTGTCAAG GTTCTTGGGCGGGGTGAGAAATGGAGGGCAGGCGACTACATGTCGGCTACAGGAGGGGGCCAGAAGGTACGACTGCTGAAAAAGGCTCTGCAGGACATGAAGAATGAAGACACAGTCATCCTTTTTACTGACAG CTATGACGTGGTCTTCTCCTCGGGCCCCAAAGAGCTTCTCAAGAAGTTTCAGCAGGCCAAACACAAGGTGGTGTTCTCCTCCGAGAGCCTGATCTGGCCCGACAGACACCTGGAGAACAAATACCCCCACGTCCCAGAGGGCAACCGGTTCCTAGGGTCAGGAG GTTTCATTGGCTACCTTCCTAACATCAGAGAGATGGTTGCTGACTGGACGGGAcaggacagtgacagtgaccAGCTGTTCTTCACCAACATCTACATCGATCCTGTTAAAAGG AAATCCATAAATATCACAGTGGACAGCAAATGCAGAATGTTCCAGAACCTCCATGGAGCCCTCG ATGAGGTGGTGCTGAAGTTTGAGGATGAACGTGTACGTGCCAGAAATGTGCTGTATGACACCCTGCCTGTCGTCATCCATGGGAACGGACCCACCAAG CTCCAAATCAACTACCTGGGGAACTACATCCCCAACATATGGACGTTTGAGACAGGATGCACAGCGTGTCATGAAGGGCTCCTCCCCCTGGAAGTTCTTCAG GAGAGCGAGTACCCACTGGTGCTTATCGGCATCTTCATTCAGAAGCCCACCCCTTTTGTGACGGTGTTCTTTGAACGCCTCCTGAAGCTCCAGTACCCCAAGAACAGACTCAAACTCTTCATCCACAACCAG gaAGCTCATCATGAGCGTCAGGTCAGCCTTTTCCTGAAGGATCATGGGAGCCTTTATCAGGATGTCAGGGTGGTCGGGCCTGAAGAGAAGATGGAAACCGATGCCTCCCGCAACCTGGCCTT CGATGTGTGCCGGAAAGACGAGGACTGTGACTATTTCTTCAGCGTGGACATTGAAGTGGTCTTAAAGAACGAAAACACACTCAAAGTTCTCATTGAACAAAACCT TCCCTTTGTGGCCCCGATGATAACTCGCGCTGGCCGACTGTGGAGCAACTTCTGGGGGGCCCTCAGTGCAGAGGGCTACTACGCCAGGTCTGAGGACTACGTGGACATCGTTCAAGGACGCAGAGT GGGTGTGTGGAATGTCCCGTATGTGTCGAATGTGTACCTGGTGAAGGCTGGTGTCCTGCGGTCTGAGCTCACCGAGTACGATCTGTTCAACTCTGACATCTTAGACCCCGACATGGCCTTCTGCCACAACATCCGCAACAAG GGAGTCTTCATGCATGTGACCAACATGCACACTTTCGGTCGCATCGTGTCAACAGAGACCTACCAGACCAGCCATCTCCATAACGACCTGTGGCAGATCTTTGAAAACCCAGTG GACTGGCAGGAGCGCTACATCCATCAGAACTACACCTACATCATGAGAGACAAGCTGATCGAGACT CCCTGTCCTGATGTGTACTGGTTCCCTATTTTCTCCGATGTCGCCTGTGATCACATTGTTGAAGAAATGGAGCATTTTGGGAAGTGGTCCGGAGGAGACAACACG GACAAGAGAATCCAAGGCGGCTATGAGAACGTGCCCACGATAGATATCCACATGAACCAAATCAACTTTGAAAAGGAGTGGCACAAATTCCTGCTGGAGTACATTGCACCCATCACAGAGAAAATGTATCCTGGATACTACACCAAG TGCGCCACCCCTCTGAACTTCGTGGTGAGGTACAAACCCGACGAGCAGCCGAAGCTCGAGCCTCACCACGACGCCTCCACATTCACTATTAACATAGCTCTGAACAGCAAAGACGTAGACTACCAG GGTGGAGGGTGCAGGTTCCTCCGCTACGACTGCTCCATCCAGGCCCCTCGTAAAGGCTGGACCCTGATGCACCCGGGTCGCCTCACGCACTACCACGAAGGCCTGCCCACCACCGGGGGGGTGCGCTACATCGCTGTGTCCTTTGTGGACCCCTGA
- the plod1a gene encoding procollagen-lysine,2-oxoglutarate 5-dioxygenase 1 isoform X1 → MRLPRVLLFLGVSVCTLFTLTPCEEQRVPEENLLIVTVATQDTDGFKRFLVSAKHFNYTVKVLGRGEKWRAGDYMSATGGGQKVRLLKKALQDMKNEDTVILFTDSYDVVFSSGPKELLKKFQQAKHKVVFSSESLIWPDRHLENKYPHVPEGNRFLGSGGFIGYLPNIREMVADWTGQDSDSDQLFFTNIYIDPVKRKSINITVDSKCRMFQNLHGALDEVVLKFEDERVRARNVLYDTLPVVIHGNGPTKLQINYLGNYIPNIWTFETGCTACHEGLLPLEVLQESEYPLVLIGIFIQKPTPFVTVFFERLLKLQYPKNRLKLFIHNQEAHHERQVSLFLKDHGSLYQDVRVVGPEEKMETDASRNLAFDVCRKDEDCDYFFSVDIEVVLKNENTLKVLIEQNLPFVAPMITRAGRLWSNFWGALSAEGYYARSEDYVDIVQGRRVGVWNVPYVSNVYLVKAGVLRSELTEYDLFNSDILDPDMAFCHNIRNKGVFMHVTNMHTFGRIVSTETYQTSHLHNDLWQIFENPVDWQERYIHQNYTYIMRDKLIETPCPDVYWFPIFSDVACDHIVEEMEHFGKWSGGDNTDKRIQGGYENVPTIDIHMNQINFEKEWHKFLLEYIAPITEKMYPGYYTKAQFELAFVVRYKPDEQPFLRPHHDASTFTINIALNQVGLDYQGGGCRFLRYDCSIQAPRKGWTLMHPGRLTHYHEGLPTTGGVRYIAVSFVDP, encoded by the exons ATGAGACTTCCGCGCGTGCTTTTGTTTTTAGGTGTTTCTGTCTGCACTCTTTTCACTCTGACTCCCTGTGAGGAGCAGCGAGTCCCCGAAG AGAACCTCCTAATTGTGACAGTTGCAACCCAAGACACTGATGGCTTCAAGCGTTTCTTGGTGTCGGCTAAACATTTTAACTACACTGTCAAG GTTCTTGGGCGGGGTGAGAAATGGAGGGCAGGCGACTACATGTCGGCTACAGGAGGGGGCCAGAAGGTACGACTGCTGAAAAAGGCTCTGCAGGACATGAAGAATGAAGACACAGTCATCCTTTTTACTGACAG CTATGACGTGGTCTTCTCCTCGGGCCCCAAAGAGCTTCTCAAGAAGTTTCAGCAGGCCAAACACAAGGTGGTGTTCTCCTCCGAGAGCCTGATCTGGCCCGACAGACACCTGGAGAACAAATACCCCCACGTCCCAGAGGGCAACCGGTTCCTAGGGTCAGGAG GTTTCATTGGCTACCTTCCTAACATCAGAGAGATGGTTGCTGACTGGACGGGAcaggacagtgacagtgaccAGCTGTTCTTCACCAACATCTACATCGATCCTGTTAAAAGG AAATCCATAAATATCACAGTGGACAGCAAATGCAGAATGTTCCAGAACCTCCATGGAGCCCTCG ATGAGGTGGTGCTGAAGTTTGAGGATGAACGTGTACGTGCCAGAAATGTGCTGTATGACACCCTGCCTGTCGTCATCCATGGGAACGGACCCACCAAG CTCCAAATCAACTACCTGGGGAACTACATCCCCAACATATGGACGTTTGAGACAGGATGCACAGCGTGTCATGAAGGGCTCCTCCCCCTGGAAGTTCTTCAG GAGAGCGAGTACCCACTGGTGCTTATCGGCATCTTCATTCAGAAGCCCACCCCTTTTGTGACGGTGTTCTTTGAACGCCTCCTGAAGCTCCAGTACCCCAAGAACAGACTCAAACTCTTCATCCACAACCAG gaAGCTCATCATGAGCGTCAGGTCAGCCTTTTCCTGAAGGATCATGGGAGCCTTTATCAGGATGTCAGGGTGGTCGGGCCTGAAGAGAAGATGGAAACCGATGCCTCCCGCAACCTGGCCTT CGATGTGTGCCGGAAAGACGAGGACTGTGACTATTTCTTCAGCGTGGACATTGAAGTGGTCTTAAAGAACGAAAACACACTCAAAGTTCTCATTGAACAAAACCT TCCCTTTGTGGCCCCGATGATAACTCGCGCTGGCCGACTGTGGAGCAACTTCTGGGGGGCCCTCAGTGCAGAGGGCTACTACGCCAGGTCTGAGGACTACGTGGACATCGTTCAAGGACGCAGAGT GGGTGTGTGGAATGTCCCGTATGTGTCGAATGTGTACCTGGTGAAGGCTGGTGTCCTGCGGTCTGAGCTCACCGAGTACGATCTGTTCAACTCTGACATCTTAGACCCCGACATGGCCTTCTGCCACAACATCCGCAACAAG GGAGTCTTCATGCATGTGACCAACATGCACACTTTCGGTCGCATCGTGTCAACAGAGACCTACCAGACCAGCCATCTCCATAACGACCTGTGGCAGATCTTTGAAAACCCAGTG GACTGGCAGGAGCGCTACATCCATCAGAACTACACCTACATCATGAGAGACAAGCTGATCGAGACT CCCTGTCCTGATGTGTACTGGTTCCCTATTTTCTCCGATGTCGCCTGTGATCACATTGTTGAAGAAATGGAGCATTTTGGGAAGTGGTCCGGAGGAGACAACACG GACAAGAGAATCCAAGGCGGCTATGAGAACGTGCCCACGATAGATATCCACATGAACCAAATCAACTTTGAAAAGGAGTGGCACAAATTCCTGCTGGAGTACATTGCACCCATCACAGAGAAAATGTATCCTGGATACTACACCAAG gcTCAGTTTGAGTTGGCCTTTGTAGTTAGATATAAGCCAGACGAGCAGCCGTTTCTGAGACCGCACCACGACGCCTCCACATTCACTATAAACATTGCACTCAACCAAGTGGGCCTGGACTACCAG GGTGGAGGGTGCAGGTTCCTCCGCTACGACTGCTCCATCCAGGCCCCTCGTAAAGGCTGGACCCTGATGCACCCGGGTCGCCTCACGCACTACCACGAAGGCCTGCCCACCACCGGGGGGGTGCGCTACATCGCTGTGTCCTTTGTGGACCCCTGA
- the tpx2 gene encoding LOW QUALITY PROTEIN: targeting protein for Xklp2 (The sequence of the model RefSeq protein was modified relative to this genomic sequence to represent the inferred CDS: inserted 1 base in 1 codon): MADSESNDRYEFDAPSHVVDLLTLAQQNAETEDKWFEEQSSGAGSHLITPLRNSIAFKSSHDLDLPRAIVAPQVKVDNPAPSPPPSPPANLVTSWAAGSPARTGARPKRTSNPPPAQPRRVSKRYFKEVSSGPAPPSKKNRKTPEPCKSTSVLRRSNGLQNSRTAPKSQTAAPSTSNTEPCSSEDQEMERIRTLQKEVALHRKQNEASYKAALAGNPPPKKMVLSSTVPKEFHFNTNSRHKASASSTVTLKEVDFISQLRKPSSPVKALKGATVPKPFNLSTGTKKEVEGPGAYVPMAQQILQFQNRTPDRYHLRSRKSINRGPSGVKGDKLKLTQPHTPHLMTRRRNRPTTTKSSAELEEEELEKLQKFKFNALELNRKILESAECLKRPPVKEPTVPEGFQLQIEKRLHERQTKKPQEAEEKPHSFRAQRLPKKILEGVVGLPEKKVLQPTVPESPAFLLKKRVRLEKVEEVKQPSPIKAPPVPHFGLAFQPQLEENHHVEVCPFSFEERDRERRALKEKRLEEKRNGEVHQFKAQPLPHFDTVVLPEKKKLEPTKPEPXKLLLDERGAEKTNRWEQMAKQEQKREEAAVFKARPNNVTHKEPFQPKKELRAPVVVEAFALSTERRANERQEFERLASEKEALRMLMEEQQRQVVEQRERDEINRMRHDQVHAAQPIRHYKPVAVKKSEVPLTIPHSPNFSDRFRL; encoded by the exons AGGAACAGAGCAGTGGGGCAGGTAGCCACCTTATTACGCCTCTGAGGAACAGCATAGCCTTCAAGAGCAGCCATGACCTGGACCTGCCCCGAGCCATCGTAGCCCCCCAGGTCAAGGTGGACAACCCAG ctCCTAGTCCACCCCCATCTCCACCTGCTAACCTGGTCACATCCTGGGCTGCTGGTTCTCCGGCTCGCACTGGTGCACGCCCAAAGAGGACCTCTAACCCCCCCCCAGCACAGCCTCGCAG GGTTTCAAAGCGGTATTTCAAAGAGGTGTCCAGTGGTCCCGCTCCACCGTCAAAGAAGAACAGGAA AACTCCTGAACCTTGCAAGTCCACCAGTGTCCTCCGCCGCAGTAACGGCCTGCAGAACAGCAGGACTGCGCCTAAAAGCCAGACGGCAGCTCCATCTACTTCAAACACAGA GCCATGCAGCTCAGAAGATCAGGAGATGGAGCGCATCAGGACCCTGCAGAAGGAAGTGGCTCTGCACCGGAAGCAGAACGAGGCCAGCTACAAAGCGGCTCTGGCTGGCA acCCACCACCAAAGAAGATGGTCCTGTCGTCGACGGTGCCCAAAGAGTTCCACTTCAACACAAACTCTCGTCACAAGGCCAGCGCTTCATCCACCGTCACACTGAAGGAAGTGGACTTTATCAGCCAGCTGCGTAAACCCTCCTCCCCT GTAAAGGCTCTGAAAGGCGCCACCGTGCCCAAACCCTTCAACCTATCTACGGGTACCAAGAAGGAGGTAGAGGGGCCGGGGGCCTATGTGCCCATGGCCCAGCAgatcctgcagttccagaatCGAACCCCCGATCGCTACCACCTGCGCAGTCGCAAGAGTATAAACAGAG GGCCCTCGGGAGTGAAGGGGGATAAGCTGAAACTCACCCAGCCACACACGCCTCACCTGATGACCCGCCGGAGGAACCGCCCTACCACCACCAAGAGCAGCgctgagctggaggaggaggagctggagaaacTGCAGAA gTTTAAATTCAACGCCTTGGAGCTGAACCGGAAGATCCTGGAGAGCGCAGAGTGCCTGAAGAGGCCGCCGGTGAAGGAGCCCACGGTGCCCGAAGGCTTCCAGCTGCAGATCGAGAAGAGGCTCCACGAGAGGCAGACCAAGAAGCCCCAGGAGGCCGAGGAGAAGCCGCACAGCTTCAGAGCCCAGCGCCTGCCCAAAAAGATCCTGGAGGGAGTAGTG GGGTTGCCAGAGAAGAAGGTTCTGCAGCCGACTGTGCCAGAGTCCCCAGCTTTCCTCCTGAAGAAAAGGGTCCGTCtggagaaggtggaggag GTAAAGCAGCCCTCACCAATTAAGGCCCCCCCAGTGCCTCATTTTGGACTCGCCTTCCAGCCGCAGCTTGAGGAGAACCACCACGTGGAGGTGTGTCCTTTCTCCTTTGAAGAGCGGGATCGAGAGAGGAGGGCCCTGAAGGAGAAAAGGCTGGAGGAGAAGCGCAATGGAGAG GTGCATCAGTTCAAGGCCCAGCCGCTGCCACACTTTGACACTGTGGTCCTCCCCgagaagaagaagctggagcCCACCAAGCCCGAGC tcaagctgctgctggacgAGCGGGGAGCGGAGAAGACTAATCGATGGGAGCAGATG GCCAAACAAGAGCAGAAGCGAGAGGAAGCTGCAGTATTCAAAGCCAGGCCCAACAATGTCACTCATAAGGAGCCGTTCCAGCCTAAGAAAGAGCTGCGGGCTCCAGTGG TGGTGGAGGCCTTTGCGCTGTCGACAGAGAGGCGGGCCAACGAGCGCCAGGAGTTTGAGCGTCTGGCCAGTGAGAAGGAGGCTCTCAGGATGCTgatggaggagcagcagagacaaGTGGtagagcagagggagagggacgAGATCAACAGGATGCGGCACGATCAG GTCCACGCTGCTCAGCCCATCAGACACTACAAACCTGTGGCTGTGAAGAAGAGTGAAGTCCCCCTCACCATCCCCCACTCTCCAAACTTCTCTGACCGCTTCCGTCTGTGA